A single window of Uloborus diversus isolate 005 chromosome 5, Udiv.v.3.1, whole genome shotgun sequence DNA harbors:
- the LOC129222752 gene encoding BAG domain-containing protein Samui-like: MFYETAQTVGPGWHRSFKPSHYEDMTWSPSTRHFRSPGSSPETYRRITPESDFPDRTKAYEDEFFSGRRSPSFPRRIFKEWNDSPSSNHRFSERPRMFKRVFKPSHWDEDIEFDRDVPNLRRVEREFDNFDDSRPSSRRFDDDFSKRFRDHDLGKDIEEEFQKAEGRVHHIPIMVESRMEDLKSRFGKNSPPPDRNNEEDYSDEWVGPQVQRLRKNFEPENSGLSSRFGNHRHPRDSHAKQRAFQNTIPETWDPHAVHTLPTRKVHKSSQSFDDSRHPVPPKSVFRSYSETHEDVPRPSQQHSAAFRSHSDGHCPNQTYVTKIEVNLPSEKEREDLRAKYSQRRNDTFDEQDRKRAEDATHVSKNQENEANETLGYAPEATQSSKPKGRNKFDSPALQQIAVVLQNVEDLIVRVESYNGTGRDKQFRFLDEMLTRCMLRLDDVDTEGREDVRNARKAAVKEVQSCIDKLEAKADQRESQRQHSNSSQHTESENNDQTNVNTQKCIPLPPPEHLMPKSSNIEKSDDEGKSDNEKSEKNSPDETPKSSSEENEGNEEKVTSGEKETAQSGDNEQTKL; this comes from the coding sequence CCTTCTCATTACGAAGACATGACGTGGTCTCCATCAACCAGACATTTTCGTTCCCCAGGCTCTAGTCCAGAAACATACAGAAGGATTACTCCTGAGAGTGACTTTCCTGACAGAACAAAAGCGTATGAAGATGAATTCTTCAGTGGACGCCGAAGTCCAAGCTTTCCCCGTAGGATATTCAAAGAGTGGAATGATTCTCCAAGTTCAAATCACAGATTTTCTGAAAGACCTCGCATGTTCAAAAGAGTGTTCAAGCCCAGTCACTGGGATGAAGACATTGAATTTGATCGTGATGTTCCAAACCTACGTCGGGTGGAAAGAGAATTTGATAATTTTGACGACAGTAGGCCTTCGTCAAGGAGATTTGATGACGATTTTAGTAAAAGGTTTCGCGATCATGATTTAGGAAAAGACATTGAAGAAGAATTCCAAAAAGCTGAAGGGAGAGTGCATCATATACCAATAATGGTAGAAAGTAGAATGGAAGATTTAAAGTCAAGATTCGGCAAAAATTCACCTCCACCAGATCGCAATAATGAGGAAGATTATTCTGATGAATGGGTTGGTCCTCAAGTACAACGACTAAGAAAAAACTTTGAGCCAGAAAATTCCGGCCTTTCCTCTCGATTTGGTAATCATCGTCATCCACGTGATAGCCATGCAAAGCAAAGAGCTTTCCAAAATACTATTCCAGAAACGTGGGATCCTCATGCTGTCCACACTCTTCCTACCAGAAAAGTTCACAAAAGTTCTCAGAGCTTCGATGATTCAAGACATCCAGTACCACCAAAATCTGTGTTCCGATCTTATTCAGAGACACACGAAGATGTACCCAGACCATCGCAACAGCATTCAGCAGCTTTCCGTTCTCACTCAGACGGCCATTGTCCTAATCAAACATATGTCACCAAAATAGAAGTCAATTTGCCATCTGAGAAAGAAAGGGAAGACCTGCGGGCCAAATACAGCCAAAGGCGAAACGATACATTTGACGAACAGGACAGGAAACGGGCAGAGGATGCGACGCATGTTTCAAAAAACCAAGAAAACGAAGCAAATGAGACGCTCGGTTACGCTCCAGAAGCTACGCAAAGCTCCAAACCAAAAGGCAGAAACAAATTCGACAGTCCAGCTCTTCAGCAAATTGCTGTTGTTTTGCAAAACGTCGAGGATCTGATAGTTCGAGTTGAATCATATAATGGGACAGGCCGTGACAAGCAGTTTCGCTTTCTTGATGAGATGTTAACAAGATGCATGTTACGCTTGGATGATGTCGACACAGAAGGACGAGAAGATGTTCGCAACGCACGAAAAGCGGCTGTCAAGGAAGTTCAATCGTGCATTGATAAATTAGAAGCCAAAGCAGATCAGAGAGAAAGTCAACGCCAACATAGTAATTCTTCCCAACACACGGAATCTGAGAATAATGACCAAACTAATGTAAATACACAAAAATGTATTCCGTTGCCTCCGCCTGAACACTTGATGCCTAAAAGTAGCAACATTGAGAAGAGTGACGATGAGGGAAAAAGtgataatgaaaagtcagaaaagaaTAGTCCAGATGAAACACCAAAAAGTAGCAGTGAAGAAAACGAAGGTAATGAGGAAAAAGTTACGAGTGGTGAAAAAGAAACTGCTCAATCTGGTGATAatgaacaaacaaaattgtaa